The following is a genomic window from Amaranthus tricolor cultivar Red isolate AtriRed21 chromosome 10, ASM2621246v1, whole genome shotgun sequence.
AATTGAGTAAAGATCCTATTATGTTGCTTTAATCACACATAAAATTGAGTCAAGATGCTAAGCAATCAAATATTATCTATATTCAGCTGTACCATTTTTCTAATCATTTCTAAATTAGGTTGCATTGGTGTTTGATAGGAAATTATGTTGTAGTATTTGCTTAGATGTGGTCTGGGCACCAAGCCACATCCCTGCATGTGACTGTTTTTATTCCTTTTCTTGAGTTGGACGGAGGGAGGAAGTTTTGCATTGTATTATATTGTCATATTTTTCATTATCCAAGCTATTGTTGTGGTTGAGACTTTTGTTTTACACTATCCGAGCTATTATTGTGGCTGGGGCATTTGTTGTCGCCTGGACAGCTGTGTTTGCTTTGCTTTGATTCGTATGTGGTAGACTCTGTGTGGATCATCTAGATATATGCTTGTTAGGCTTCTTATTTTTGATATCAATTATTGACTTGTTATATTGCATTGTTTTTTTCTATGTTCAATTCTTCTATTAATTTTCACTAATGTTGTAGGCCCTTATCTTCTTGCCCACTCTTTTTCTAAGTATCATTTCTCGCTCCTGCGATTGTTTGCAACTTTGGCTTCCCGTCGCCCCTAAACTGTTTTGAAAGTCTGGGTACTctaaatttctgaattttcttACCTATGCACCTTTTATATGCATCTTGATTCCTAATTCTATTTTACAATGTGTGCCCACATGTTCCTAGCATAGTTGCTCGGGCTACTCCACTCTGGAGTCATAGAATACCCGAGTTGCTTCATTTGAGCCACCAAGCCTTGATCTTATGAGTCTTATCTTGGTCAATATCTTCATTCCTTTAAAAGATCAACCGAAGGTGCTtgaaaataattacatatagGTAACTCCTTACCATATAACTCACATTTTAACCTCAAGATTTTAGTATTTGTCTATAACTTCGACTTAGCAATAAAGTCAACTCTAAAGTCTAATCTTGTCTATTAATACAATATTGTCTACTAATAATATGCACAGCACTTCATTGTGCCATCTTCGGTATGTCATGATTGATTTGGCTGAACTAGGGTGAAGAGAGGAAAGGACTTAGTGTAGAGATCTACAACAACAACGATGCCAAAGCCTTTATCTCAACATATGGTGTTAGAGTACATCTTCAATGTTGAAAAATCTTGTTCAACTTCACATTGTGCATATTTGCTTTCATTTGTCCACTATTAGTTGTCATATTCTTAACTAGGTCCATATATTTGTGTCGTATTTCTTTTTGTTAATACTTGCCAAAGCACTTCTCTTGGCTTTACTACTTTCCATGTTAATGAAAGGATTAACTAGAAGGTTTATAAACAGCTTGCACTTTTAGTTGATAGTACCTTGATGTAAAAAACCATGCAGACTTTTGTACTTTCTGCATTTCTTTGGCAAGTTGATACATGGATTAAATTTGTCATGAttaatcatttcattttcttttaactGAAGAATGTTCTTTAGTTGGAAGAATGATGCTTTGTTGCTTGGTGATCAGTGATTTTTGTTCTTATATTCAGGTACTGGCTTAACTCAGGACTCCAATTTACACAGTGGATCCTCGACTATTAATGTTAAGGACAAACGCTTCGATATTTTTGATGGAGCCTATAACCAAGGCAGCCTTGGCTTGGAGCAGCAAGGCTTTATGTCATCATCCAAATGTGCTATAATGAGAACTTCTGCGTCTGCATCAGTCTCTAAAGGAAGCCCTCTTTTTCAGGAACCAGTTATGGAATCTGTTTCATGTTTTTCTGGTTCTCAAAAGGCAAATAGTTCTTCACAGGAGGACCATTTCAGCCACACTGGATTTTCTATGTTTGGCTGTGCATCAACGACCAGTTCTTTTCCCAAAGATGTGTCCGAAAAAACATTTGGTGGGTGTAGGCCTTCAGTGGAGCATATTCCTTCAGCTGTTAAACTGAATTTCATGGGCATTGATGCTGCTGACCAAAGTAAATCAGTTACAGGGTATAAATCTTATCAAATGGAGGCTCAGACGCCACATGGTTGGAAACGCCATTCCAGCATTACAATCAGAAGACCTACTCCCACCACTGAAGCAACCTCTCTCCAAATAAGAGAAACTGTTGATAGTAGGCTTGATAACAAGGGTAGTTCTGGGAAAATAAAATTTCCATCTCAAGTACATCACTGCACAAGTTTACATGGCTTAAATATGGAAGCTAAGGATGCTGAAGCTGTACATTCAGGTGAAGAACATTTTGGGGGTTCTGATGATCATAGTTCTGCTGAGGATTCACCATGCTGGAAAGGATCCTCTTCTAATCGTTTTTCATTGTTTGAACACTCTGAAAATGTGGATTCTGATGTTCTTGTGAAAACAATAGATAAATCCAGAAGTTTGAGTTCTCAAGATCATCAGAATAATGGTCTTTTCCCCtcaataaaattgaataaggCAGTTTCTTTAGAGAAGCCTTCAGTTACTGTTTGTACGTCAATTGATTATGATGATTTTGGTTCTGTGAACCCAAAACCTTATCACTTTGATCTCAATACTGGAGGTAGCCCTCAATTTTCTGATGATTCCCGCACATCTATGATGGACTGCAATCTGAAGAAGAAATCTAAATCTGATTTAGATCCCAACAGTTCTCCGGCTGCACAAACTAATCCGAGTGGAGAACTTTCATCTGCTAGTCATATTTCTGAAGCACTCCTTTCTGAAAAGGGTGGGAATGACACTCCTGTTGTGGCAGAGGTTCTTTCTGGTTTGACATCAAACATTGACAGTAAGTTTTCGAATCTGCTTCCTGGAAACAAGATGAGTTTGAAATCAGCTGGTGGAGATTCAGACTCAAGGATCGATGTTAACATGCTGCTGAGGACAATGATGAGTCTATCAGAAATATTTCGGAGTCACTGTTTCAGCAGTCAAGCTAAAGTTGCAGAGAAGCACACTGTTTGCATTAAGCAGATTATCAGCAACCTTATGGCTTCTATGTTGCTGATGTCTGGAGTGACTATTCCTACTCCTTTGCTTTCCTCATCAGATAAAGTTCTCCAGAAAGAATTTCCTGTTGTTCAAATGGTATGTTGTACACACATTCTTGTTTTGTCTTTTTGACGTTGAAAGAAGCGTTTTCAAGATTGAGTTGTCCCATCAATAGTTTTTCCCCGGGATATAATAAAGTAAACAACTTGAAATTCAATCGTTGGTGTTCAGTATTTTGTAATCAAATTACTTATTTGTGTGGGTTTTAGGTGAATGATGCTGAAACGCTGGCTAACTCTTTAAAGCTTGGTGGAAGAACTGAGGACCTttcggattatgtttttttcaaggATGAAGAGTTCCCATTTGGAGATGCTAATATGACAGAGGTATGTGCCTTTAGAATGAAAGGGGAATTAAATTTACctgatgttatttttttttgagcaaGAAATTTATAGTTCGGTTACATATTACAATGGACTATATAGGAAATGTCTTATATAATCATGTAAGCTTCTGATTCATGGGAAGTTGTAGATGATGTTTGTTATCAAGGGTTAATTAGAAACAACCTCTTCGTTATTATAATGTTAATGTTGCGTATAATTGACCCTGCAAACTCACCTAGGCAGGAGCCACTTAGTGTATTGGGGTTATAGAGTGTTGTATGATAAAAAGCAATTAATGCAGGCTCTGAAGAATCTTATTTCTGAGAATCTGCAAGAAGAGGAAACAGATCAGCCGAAACTTTTGTATAAAAATCTATGGCTTGAAGCAGAAGCCTCACTATGTGTCATGACTGCTAAAGCTCGCTTTCTTCGTATGAAGACCGAGATGAAGAGGATTAATGATGGAACAAAAGGTAAAGTTTAGCTTGAGTTAATTGTGCTTGATCAGCTAGTTTGAAATTGTACTGATTGCAAGCATATTGCTGACACAGATAGCCTAGCAAGGTCTAATGTTCCTGCAGATGTTAAACTAGCAACTGTTGAAGAAGATTCCCCATCTCTTGGTGAATGTCCAAAGCCTTCTACATCTGGCGAGCACACTCACATCAAGGTATTCCATGATCCAGAACCAGAGTTGAATGGTGTCGGCGCTAGATATCATATCCGTAAGAATCGTATTGATACCTCCAACGCTATGAACTATGAGAGCAAAGAACCTTGTAACAACCATAATTGTGCTTCGAGTATGTTCGATGTTGACAATGGCTCCCTTGCTCAGCCGACTACTGTTTTTGGAGGATATCAAATCCTGAAAGGTAAAGATGACAACTCCAATCACCTGAACTATGAAGCGTCACAGTCACCAGGAGATGAGAACTATCTGCCAGACGATGATTCCTCAAGCAGGGACAAGGTTTTTCAGGATTCCCAAATGTCTAACTCATTGGGTGTTACTGATGATGATGAGGCGTCTGTTATGGCTAGGTTCCGAATGATACAAAATCGTATAGATTGTTCGGACTCTATGGCTGATTATCCTGTGCCCAAAGAAACAATTGCTTTCCAGGATTCTCAAATGTCCAACTCATTGGGTGTTACTGATGGACACGAGGCTTCTGTTATGGACAGGTATCGGATCATTCGAAGCCGTATGGATCACTCAAACACCGTTACCGTTACCGACGATCCTGCATCTGCTCAAACAATTGCTTTCCAGGGTTCCCAAATGTTCAACTCATTAGGCGTTACCAACGAATGCAAGGCAGCCTTCCGGAGAATAAAAAGTTGCATGGATCACTCAAACGCTATGACCCATAATCCCATACCGGGACAATCAAGTGGAACAGCCGAGGATGGAATCAAAGAGATAGGTGGGCCTCAACAGAAAAGCAACATTAAAAAACCTACATTTGGGCCGTATCCAGAATTGCTCGAGGATGAAAATGTGGATGGTGTCAACATCGGTGTTGATGAACAAGCAGCATATGTTCCTACCTTAAAGACCAATAGGATGAGCACTGAGGTACTTGAGGGTTGGTATGACAATGAATCCTCTACATCAGATTGGGAACACATTTCTAGCCCTGATGTCTGAAAACGCGGCTGACCGACTGACACCTTCCGCAGATATCTTCTTCTCCTCGCAGGTTTCAAACTATTTGTAATTAGTTAGTATACACTTTCTCTCCAAGTTTGTCATAAGCTATTGCACCTTTTGGATCATCAAACTTTCGATTGTGTGGAAACTGGTTCGGATTTGATATCACTGATTTGAATAACAATATGCGAAGCTAATGCACGTTGGCTTAGTAACGAGGGAATTTCCATTTAAAATGGGGAATAATAGGTACACGGTTAAGTAATTCACCTTCACTTCTGTAGGCATTGCTACAAGAGTTGTTCAAACATCGTCCATCTAGGAAATTCACCTCTTAGTAATTCAGcttagtttttgactgtgtcttGCTATTATCCCTTCAAGCGGAGGGTGTATCTTAATTTGTATCTGACTTTAGCGATAATTCAAAAGACTTGATTTGTCACTATGTTACGTAAATAGCCATATGCATGTATAGATGCGTCCATTTAGGTGTTCAGATGATTTTAGGTATAATATATCGAGTTAGGTTTATTTCAGTTCTTGAGTATTTATAAAAGTATGTTGACA
Proteins encoded in this region:
- the LOC130825375 gene encoding uncharacterized protein LOC130825375 codes for the protein MTSSVSGSYRLGGTFSSSNLSPLALPFKVDKSIPKPNSSNPSVNSSDMPLYIACFDPAPGQFWNSSSSSTSTSKFTATESLATNVNYSSAMNTYGYQEVQSSTSPASVFYTTTNVPAYDPFSYNPYPDCMPSNINDGTKSYYPQCIPPPPQKDGSLSLGVGVGSEPSYDLMSCPGSTHFNRCGSARVNPPHNMPDYGGYKSKWGYVRSGLNGSEHGKWMDYDQGFISKELNASNLPSSKGSLFDQINKPFVDVNVRPFVDGSSKNHFFDDGRINSHLKLGTGLTQDSNLHSGSSTINVKDKRFDIFDGAYNQGSLGLEQQGFMSSSKCAIMRTSASASVSKGSPLFQEPVMESVSCFSGSQKANSSSQEDHFSHTGFSMFGCASTTSSFPKDVSEKTFGGCRPSVEHIPSAVKLNFMGIDAADQSKSVTGYKSYQMEAQTPHGWKRHSSITIRRPTPTTEATSLQIRETVDSRLDNKGSSGKIKFPSQVHHCTSLHGLNMEAKDAEAVHSGEEHFGGSDDHSSAEDSPCWKGSSSNRFSLFEHSENVDSDVLVKTIDKSRSLSSQDHQNNGLFPSIKLNKAVSLEKPSVTVCTSIDYDDFGSVNPKPYHFDLNTGGSPQFSDDSRTSMMDCNLKKKSKSDLDPNSSPAAQTNPSGELSSASHISEALLSEKGGNDTPVVAEVLSGLTSNIDSKFSNLLPGNKMSLKSAGGDSDSRIDVNMLLRTMMSLSEIFRSHCFSSQAKVAEKHTVCIKQIISNLMASMLLMSGVTIPTPLLSSSDKVLQKEFPVVQMVNDAETLANSLKLGGRTEDLSDYVFFKDEEFPFGDANMTEALKNLISENLQEEETDQPKLLYKNLWLEAEASLCVMTAKARFLRMKTEMKRINDGTKDSLARSNVPADVKLATVEEDSPSLGECPKPSTSGEHTHIKVFHDPEPELNGVGARYHIRKNRIDTSNAMNYESKEPCNNHNCASSMFDVDNGSLAQPTTVFGGYQILKGKDDNSNHLNYEASQSPGDENYLPDDDSSSRDKVFQDSQMSNSLGVTDDDEASVMARFRMIQNRIDCSDSMADYPVPKETIAFQDSQMSNSLGVTDGHEASVMDRYRIIRSRMDHSNTVTVTDDPASAQTIAFQGSQMFNSLGVTNECKAAFRRIKSCMDHSNAMTHNPIPGQSSGTAEDGIKEIGGPQQKSNIKKPTFGPYPELLEDENVDGVNIGVDEQAAYVPTLKTNRMSTEVLEGWYDNESSTSDWEHISSPDV